In the Gasterosteus aculeatus chromosome X, fGasAcu3.hap1.1, whole genome shotgun sequence genome, one interval contains:
- the ttc38 gene encoding tetratricopeptide repeat protein 38 isoform X1, with product MLASSFRDCKAWSAEGLPLSTSSNEACKLYDAILTQYVKWQNDENVGGFEGSISAIQAADPNFVMGHVISTGLELVSTASSARLNQRLAGAVRRTVELADSQALSPRERLHVTAVEHFSHGRFSKACDVWEDILVDHPTDMLALKFSHDGYFYTGAKAQLRDSVARVLPYWKPHMPFFSYLKGMYSFGLMETHFYDQALKVAMEGLAMTPEDAWSVHSVAHVYEMKAEVDKGLKFMESREKDWQASDVLASHNYWHWALYFIEKGQYEAALQIYDSQVIRRCKATGSMLDTVDASSMLCRLEMEGVCVKDRWQEVLQVTRPHTDDHVTLFNDVHFLMASLGAKDGGTSRRLLEGLQELAKEPGDNQQHHLAASLGVSMVEAMTEYDQGNYNRTVELLYPLRYRLVEMGGSDAQRDVFNQLLIHAAIKSENKHHQKMGRCLVLERDAMRPNSPLTGRLMQRALALHD from the exons ATGTTGGCATCGAGTTTCAGAGACTgtaag GCCTGGAGTGCAGAAGGTCTCCCCCTGTCCACCAGCAGCAATGAGGCTTGCAAACTCTATGACGCCATACTCACTCAG TATGTCAAGTGGCAGAATGATGAAAACGTGGGAGGATTTGAAGGAAGCATTTCTGCTATTCAGGCAGCTGACCCCAACTTTG TCATGGGTCATGTGATCAGTACGGGGCTGGAGCTGGTGTCGACGGCGAGCTCCGCTCGTCTGAACCAGCGGTTGGCCGGCGCTGTGAGGCGAACCGTGGAGCTGGCCGACAGCCAGGCCCTCTCCCCCAGAGAGCGGCTCCATGTCACGGCCGTGGAGCACTTCTCCCACGG ACGATTCTCAAAGGCCTGCGACGTATGGGAAGACATTCTGGTGGATCACCCCACCGATATGCTGGCTCTCAAGTTCTCTCATGACGGCTACTTCTACACGGGGGCCAAAGCCCAGCTGAGGGATTCCGTGGCCCGGGTGCTGCCCTACTGGAAACCACACATGCCTTTCTTCAG CTACCTGAAGGGAATGTATTCCTTTGGTCTCATGGAGACACACTTCTACGACCAGGCTCTGAAAGTAGCCATGGAG GGCCTCGCCATGACTCCGGAGGACGCTTGGTCCGTTCACTCTGTGGCCCATGTTTATGAGATGAAAGCCGAGGTGGACAAAGGCTTGAAATTCATGGAAAGTAGAGAGAAGGACTGGCAG GCGTCTGACGTGCTGGCCAGTCATAACTATTGGCATTGGGCTCTATACTTCATCGAGAAG GGGCAATACGAAGCCGCTCTGCAGATATACGATTCTCAG GTAATCAGACGCTGCAAAGCAACAGGATCTATGTTGGACACCGTGGACGCCAGTTCAATGCTCTGCAGACTGGAAATGGAGG gtgtgtgcgtgAAGGACCGTTGGCAGGAGGTGCTCCAGGTGACGCGCCCGCACACCGACGACCACGTGACCCTGTTTAACGACGTCCACTTCCTCATGGCGTCGCTGGGAGCCAAAGACGGCGGCACCTCTCGGCGGCTGCTGGAGGGCCTCCAGGAATTGGCCAA agagccgGGGGACAATCAACAGCATCACTTGGCAGCGTCTCTGGGTGTATCAATGGTCGAGGCCATGACGGAGTACGACCAGGGCAACTACAACCGCACCGTGGAATTACTGTACCCTCTACGCTATCGCCTGGTAGAAATGGGCGGGAGTGATGCGCAG agggACGTCTTCAATCAGCTGCTCATTCATGCGGCCATAAAATCGGAGAACAAGCACCATCAGAAAATGGGGAG ATGTCTCGTACTTGAGCGCGATGCCATGAGGCCGAACTCCCCTCTGACGGGTCGTCTGATGCAGAGAGCTTTGGCTCTTCACGACTAG
- the ttc38 gene encoding tetratricopeptide repeat protein 38 isoform X2, producing MGHVISTGLELVSTASSARLNQRLAGAVRRTVELADSQALSPRERLHVTAVEHFSHGRFSKACDVWEDILVDHPTDMLALKFSHDGYFYTGAKAQLRDSVARVLPYWKPHMPFFSYLKGMYSFGLMETHFYDQALKVAMEGLAMTPEDAWSVHSVAHVYEMKAEVDKGLKFMESREKDWQASDVLASHNYWHWALYFIEKGQYEAALQIYDSQVIRRCKATGSMLDTVDASSMLCRLEMEGVCVKDRWQEVLQVTRPHTDDHVTLFNDVHFLMASLGAKDGGTSRRLLEGLQELAKEPGDNQQHHLAASLGVSMVEAMTEYDQGNYNRTVELLYPLRYRLVEMGGSDAQRDVFNQLLIHAAIKSENKHHQKMGRCLVLERDAMRPNSPLTGRLMQRALALHD from the exons ATGGGTCATGTGATCAGTACGGGGCTGGAGCTGGTGTCGACGGCGAGCTCCGCTCGTCTGAACCAGCGGTTGGCCGGCGCTGTGAGGCGAACCGTGGAGCTGGCCGACAGCCAGGCCCTCTCCCCCAGAGAGCGGCTCCATGTCACGGCCGTGGAGCACTTCTCCCACGG ACGATTCTCAAAGGCCTGCGACGTATGGGAAGACATTCTGGTGGATCACCCCACCGATATGCTGGCTCTCAAGTTCTCTCATGACGGCTACTTCTACACGGGGGCCAAAGCCCAGCTGAGGGATTCCGTGGCCCGGGTGCTGCCCTACTGGAAACCACACATGCCTTTCTTCAG CTACCTGAAGGGAATGTATTCCTTTGGTCTCATGGAGACACACTTCTACGACCAGGCTCTGAAAGTAGCCATGGAG GGCCTCGCCATGACTCCGGAGGACGCTTGGTCCGTTCACTCTGTGGCCCATGTTTATGAGATGAAAGCCGAGGTGGACAAAGGCTTGAAATTCATGGAAAGTAGAGAGAAGGACTGGCAG GCGTCTGACGTGCTGGCCAGTCATAACTATTGGCATTGGGCTCTATACTTCATCGAGAAG GGGCAATACGAAGCCGCTCTGCAGATATACGATTCTCAG GTAATCAGACGCTGCAAAGCAACAGGATCTATGTTGGACACCGTGGACGCCAGTTCAATGCTCTGCAGACTGGAAATGGAGG gtgtgtgcgtgAAGGACCGTTGGCAGGAGGTGCTCCAGGTGACGCGCCCGCACACCGACGACCACGTGACCCTGTTTAACGACGTCCACTTCCTCATGGCGTCGCTGGGAGCCAAAGACGGCGGCACCTCTCGGCGGCTGCTGGAGGGCCTCCAGGAATTGGCCAA agagccgGGGGACAATCAACAGCATCACTTGGCAGCGTCTCTGGGTGTATCAATGGTCGAGGCCATGACGGAGTACGACCAGGGCAACTACAACCGCACCGTGGAATTACTGTACCCTCTACGCTATCGCCTGGTAGAAATGGGCGGGAGTGATGCGCAG agggACGTCTTCAATCAGCTGCTCATTCATGCGGCCATAAAATCGGAGAACAAGCACCATCAGAAAATGGGGAG ATGTCTCGTACTTGAGCGCGATGCCATGAGGCCGAACTCCCCTCTGACGGGTCGTCTGATGCAGAGAGCTTTGGCTCTTCACGACTAG